One genomic segment of Marinitoga piezophila KA3 includes these proteins:
- the rpsO gene encoding 30S ribosomal protein S15 has translation MSRGLDPEVKKNVIEEFKINDKDTGSVEVQVALLTARIRHLTEHLKTHPKDFHSRRGLMKMVGKRRKMLKYLKKERPEVYKELISKLGIRG, from the coding sequence ATGTCAAGAGGATTAGATCCAGAAGTAAAAAAGAACGTTATTGAAGAATTCAAAATTAACGACAAAGACACAGGTTCAGTAGAAGTTCAGGTTGCTTTATTAACAGCAAGAATCAGACACTTAACAGAACACTTAAAAACACATCCAAAGGATTTCCACTCAAGAAGAGGTCTTATGAAAATGGTTGGTAAAAGAAGAAAAATGTTAAAATACCTCAAGAAAGAAAGACCAGAAGTTTATAAAGAATTAATTTCAAAATTAGGAATCAGAGGATAA
- a CDS encoding 4Fe-4S dicluster domain-containing protein, producing MAKKSYEITINYSYCKNCGICYHVCPTKALGSAEMGKPIIVDESKCIGCLMCERLCPDIAIDISEKKVVEANG from the coding sequence ATGGCAAAAAAAAGCTATGAGATTACCATTAACTATTCTTACTGTAAAAACTGTGGTATATGTTATCATGTTTGTCCAACAAAAGCCCTTGGCTCAGCAGAAATGGGAAAACCTATAATAGTTGATGAAAGCAAATGTATAGGTTGTTTAATGTGTGAAAGATTATGTCCTGATATTGCTATTGATATATCAGAGAAAAAGGTGGTTGAGGCCAATGGGTAA
- the pepT gene encoding peptidase T yields the protein MKKVQERFLEYVKFYTTSDENSETCPSTPEQLVFANYLKKELEEIGLSEVEVDENGYVYATLPANSEEDIPVIGFIAHMDTAPALTGKGVKPKIIKYEGGDIVLNEEKNIVLSPEEFPKLNNYIGQEIIVTDGNTLLGADDKAGIAEIITAMEYLIQHPEIKHGKIRIGFTPDEEIGRGADRFNVEKFGAKFAYTIDGGEIGELEAENFNAATAHFKINGKSIHPGTAKNKMINAAEIAAELIMMFPQAQTPQNTEKYEGFFHVVGIKGDCDSAEVVMIVRDHDKKLFENKKWLCEKNAELLNKKYGGNTVELNLKDSYYNMKEIIDKNPEIIEIAKKAMENVGVTPIIKAIRGGTDGARLSYMGLPCPNIFTGGHNFHGRYEYIPIPSMEKAVEVIIEISKLVARN from the coding sequence ATGAAAAAAGTACAGGAAAGATTTTTGGAATATGTAAAATTTTATACCACGTCTGATGAAAATTCTGAAACATGTCCTTCAACACCAGAACAGCTTGTTTTTGCAAATTATTTAAAAAAAGAATTAGAAGAAATAGGGTTGAGTGAAGTTGAAGTAGATGAAAATGGATATGTATATGCAACTTTACCGGCAAATTCAGAAGAAGATATTCCTGTAATAGGTTTTATTGCTCATATGGATACAGCACCTGCATTAACAGGCAAAGGTGTAAAACCGAAGATTATAAAATATGAGGGCGGAGATATTGTATTAAATGAAGAAAAGAATATTGTATTAAGTCCTGAGGAATTTCCAAAATTAAATAATTATATTGGACAGGAAATAATAGTTACAGATGGAAATACATTGTTGGGTGCAGACGACAAAGCCGGTATTGCTGAAATTATCACAGCTATGGAATACTTAATTCAGCATCCAGAAATAAAACATGGAAAGATAAGAATAGGATTTACTCCTGATGAAGAAATAGGTAGAGGAGCCGATAGATTTAATGTGGAAAAATTTGGCGCAAAATTTGCATATACAATAGATGGGGGAGAAATTGGAGAGCTTGAAGCAGAAAATTTTAATGCTGCCACAGCACATTTTAAAATAAATGGAAAAAGTATACATCCAGGAACAGCTAAAAATAAAATGATAAATGCAGCTGAAATAGCAGCAGAATTAATAATGATGTTTCCTCAGGCACAAACTCCACAGAATACAGAAAAATACGAAGGATTTTTTCATGTAGTAGGCATTAAAGGTGATTGTGATTCAGCAGAAGTTGTAATGATAGTTAGAGATCATGATAAAAAATTATTTGAAAATAAAAAATGGTTATGTGAAAAAAATGCGGAGCTTTTAAACAAAAAGTATGGTGGAAATACAGTTGAATTAAACCTAAAAGATTCTTATTACAACATGAAAGAAATAATAGATAAAAATCCAGAAATAATTGAAATAGCTAAAAAAGCCATGGAAAATGTAGGTGTAACACCAATTATAAAAGCTATAAGAGGCGGAACAGATGGTGCAAGACTATCTTATATGGGATTGCCATGTCCAAATATCTTTACAGGTGGTCACAATTTCCATGGCAGATACGAATACATTCCAATTCCTTCAATGGAAAAGGCTGTGGAAGTTATTATAGAAATTTCTAAATTGGTTGCAAGAAACTAA
- a CDS encoding alpha/beta hydrolase: MRGGTINKNILKKILAFFVIIGTLTWGGIVIVFTFFLWASLYIINLLRKKLPIDAYDFRGPYTYTYKTEGKLQLKMDIYYPKNHNKEKLPVIFFAHGGGWVSGFRNQPNNVSWCKFIASKGFAVVSIDYRFGISHTMDEILSDYTDALNFIKKNAQKLYFDKNNIILMGLSAGGHLSLLYYSYNTFLKKKDKISGIKGVIAYYAPSDLMDLFDKNVKSVFAKVAVTATLKGLPVKEKTGKYLYYSPIFWINENMNPVLLVHGKEDKVVPFSSSVKLYKKLKEKGVKVKFFVHKYGDHGFEFENNDIQTIKILNETIKFMRGLIKNEG, encoded by the coding sequence TTGCGAGGTGGTACTATAAATAAAAATATTTTAAAAAAAATTCTGGCTTTTTTTGTAATTATTGGAACGTTAACCTGGGGTGGAATTGTAATTGTATTTACATTCTTTTTATGGGCATCATTATATATTATAAACCTTCTAAGAAAAAAATTGCCCATTGACGCTTATGATTTTAGAGGTCCTTATACATATACATATAAAACTGAAGGAAAATTACAATTAAAGATGGATATTTATTATCCCAAAAATCACAATAAGGAAAAATTACCTGTTATATTTTTTGCGCATGGTGGTGGATGGGTTTCCGGGTTCAGAAATCAACCCAATAATGTTTCATGGTGTAAATTTATTGCTTCAAAAGGTTTTGCTGTAGTATCTATTGACTATAGATTTGGAATTTCACATACAATGGATGAAATATTATCAGATTATACAGACGCTTTAAATTTTATCAAAAAAAACGCCCAAAAACTGTATTTTGATAAAAATAATATTATTTTAATGGGACTATCCGCCGGAGGCCATCTTTCGTTATTATACTATTCTTATAACACATTTTTAAAAAAGAAAGATAAAATTTCTGGTATTAAAGGCGTGATTGCATACTATGCACCGTCCGATTTAATGGATCTTTTTGATAAAAATGTAAAATCGGTTTTTGCAAAGGTTGCAGTTACTGCAACTTTAAAAGGATTACCGGTAAAAGAAAAAACAGGAAAATATTTATATTATTCTCCTATATTCTGGATAAATGAAAATATGAATCCTGTATTATTGGTTCACGGAAAAGAAGATAAAGTTGTTCCTTTTTCGTCTTCTGTAAAATTGTATAAAAAATTAAAAGAAAAAGGTGTAAAGGTTAAGTTTTTTGTCCACAAATATGGTGATCATGGATTTGAATTTGAAAATAATGATATACAAACAATTAAAATTCTAAATGAAACAATAAAATTCATGAGGGGTTTGATTAAAAATGAAGGTTGA
- a CDS encoding 2-oxoacid:acceptor oxidoreductase subunit alpha: protein MGKIVFMQGNEACALAAVKAGCRFFAGYPITPSSEVAEVMARELPKVGGKFIQMEDEIASAAAIIGASLAGVKSMTATSGPGFSLMQEALGYATMTETPCVIVDVMRGGPSTGLPTKPSQGDIMQIRWGRHGDQQIIALYPSTVEEVYKYTITAFNYAEKYRTPVVLVMDETLGHMRESFYLSDEYENPEIVARMSEEEIEEEDLFHPFGFQEENYPVNPLIEMGKARFHVSGLVHDETGFPVGSSSVADKVIKHLDSKIRLYTEEIAIYDEYMTEDAEIIVVAYGSVARSAMKAVKMAREDRIPVGLFKPITIWPFSVSKMKNLLKKSQAIIVAEMNLGQLALEISRVNKFGKHIALVNRVDGDLISPKEILDSITQVWRHIIEF, encoded by the coding sequence ATGGGTAAAATAGTATTCATGCAGGGAAATGAAGCATGTGCATTAGCAGCAGTAAAAGCAGGTTGTAGATTTTTTGCAGGATATCCTATTACACCTTCTTCAGAAGTAGCAGAGGTTATGGCAAGAGAATTACCAAAAGTTGGAGGAAAATTCATACAAATGGAAGATGAAATTGCCAGTGCTGCAGCCATTATTGGTGCATCATTAGCAGGCGTAAAGTCAATGACAGCTACAAGTGGTCCAGGCTTTAGTTTAATGCAGGAAGCTCTTGGATACGCAACGATGACTGAAACGCCATGTGTAATAGTGGATGTTATGAGGGGAGGACCAAGTACAGGTTTGCCAACAAAGCCATCACAGGGAGATATAATGCAGATAAGATGGGGAAGGCATGGCGATCAGCAGATAATAGCTCTTTATCCTTCAACAGTAGAAGAGGTTTATAAATATACAATTACGGCATTTAATTATGCTGAAAAATATAGAACACCAGTTGTGCTTGTAATGGATGAAACATTAGGACATATGAGAGAGAGTTTTTACTTAAGTGATGAATACGAAAATCCTGAAATAGTGGCAAGAATGAGTGAAGAAGAAATAGAAGAAGAAGATTTATTCCATCCTTTTGGATTCCAGGAAGAAAATTATCCTGTAAATCCTTTAATAGAAATGGGAAAGGCAAGATTTCATGTTTCAGGTTTAGTTCATGATGAAACAGGATTCCCGGTGGGGTCTTCTTCAGTAGCAGATAAAGTAATTAAACATCTTGATTCCAAAATCAGATTATATACAGAAGAAATTGCTATTTATGATGAATATATGACAGAAGACGCTGAAATTATAGTTGTAGCTTATGGTTCAGTTGCTAGAAGTGCAATGAAGGCTGTAAAAATGGCACGTGAAGATAGAATACCTGTAGGGTTATTTAAACCCATTACAATCTGGCCATTCTCAGTATCAAAAATGAAAAATCTTTTGAAGAAATCACAGGCTATAATTGTGGCTGAAATGAATTTAGGGCAACTTGCACTTGAAATATCAAGGGTAAATAAATTTGGAAAACATATAGCACTTGTAAATAGAGTAGATGGTGATTTAATTTCACCAAAAGAAATATTGGATTCAATAACACAGGTATGGAGACATATAATAGAATTTTAA
- a CDS encoding sodium ion-translocating decarboxylase subunit beta — MDLSNFVAFFANSGFAYFTWQHLLMIAIGSVLIYIAIVKHAEPLLLIPIGFGIILANIPPEVTGILNPPMDGQVGGLLWYIQRGMFLGIYPPLIFLGIGALTDFSYLIADPRLIFLGAAAQVGIFGTFIVANMMGFDIHSAASIAIIGGADGPTSIYLASRFSPDLLAIIAIAAYSYIALIPILQPPVSKLLTTKEERLIRMKKMRHVTQKEKIIFPIATTIVVALLVPKAISLVGMLMLGNLLKESGVTKRLAEAASRYILDSVTILLMLSVGSTARADVFLKPTSLKIFLLGAVAFIIAMMSGIFFAKLMNLFTKDKINPLIGAAGVSAVPDSARVAQTVAQSEDPGNFILMHAMGPNVAGVIGSAVAAGVFLSIL, encoded by the coding sequence ATGGATTTGTCTAATTTTGTCGCATTCTTTGCAAACAGTGGTTTTGCCTATTTTACCTGGCAGCATCTATTGATGATTGCTATTGGATCCGTGTTAATTTACATTGCTATTGTTAAACATGCCGAACCGTTATTATTAATACCTATTGGATTTGGAATTATTCTTGCGAATATTCCACCGGAAGTTACCGGTATTTTAAATCCACCTATGGATGGCCAGGTTGGAGGATTATTATGGTATATACAAAGGGGAATGTTTTTAGGAATATATCCACCATTGATATTTTTAGGAATAGGTGCATTAACAGATTTCTCATACCTTATTGCAGATCCGAGATTAATCTTTTTAGGTGCTGCAGCTCAGGTTGGAATATTTGGAACATTTATAGTTGCAAATATGATGGGATTCGATATTCATAGCGCTGCATCTATAGCTATAATTGGTGGTGCAGATGGACCTACTTCAATCTATCTTGCTTCAAGATTTTCACCTGATTTATTGGCAATAATCGCAATTGCTGCATATTCGTATATAGCTTTAATACCGATATTGCAGCCACCTGTCTCGAAATTATTGACAACCAAAGAAGAAAGATTAATAAGAATGAAAAAAATGAGACATGTTACACAAAAAGAAAAGATTATATTCCCAATTGCTACAACAATAGTTGTTGCGTTACTTGTACCTAAGGCTATATCACTTGTGGGAATGTTAATGCTTGGTAATTTGTTAAAAGAATCTGGAGTTACAAAAAGGCTTGCTGAAGCTGCTTCAAGATATATACTTGATTCAGTTACCATATTATTAATGCTTTCTGTTGGAAGTACAGCAAGGGCAGATGTATTTTTAAAGCCAACAAGTTTAAAAATATTCTTACTTGGTGCTGTTGCATTTATTATTGCAATGATGTCAGGGATATTCTTTGCAAAACTCATGAATTTATTTACAAAAGATAAAATAAATCCTTTAATAGGTGCTGCTGGAGTTTCAGCTGTTCCTGATTCAGCAAGGGTTGCACAAACTGTTGCTCAGTCAGAAGATCCAGGAAACTTTATTCTTATGCATGCAATGGGTCCAAATGTTGCAGGTGTAATTGGTTCAGCTGTAGCAGCAGGTGTATTTTTATCAATACTCTAA
- a CDS encoding GGDEF domain-containing protein: MENFLFNGKFFNKQNFISLFFSIVLIYFFPINFSFEIKKLLAVLLITFISDNIDVKWKNNIRLVTNMTGFLVASLYGRQYILVAAITTLFRLERLGLNKRVSKFLGYFFMNYGGYVLADLITDNIYLKLFLFVTFSKLINTLHTDLDRFDFNMLLTEYVFFLTLLPSMYFYLLCQNHVLKIYFIFQNLIFIILYYFIMKHLTEREEEKIKNERLKRFNDIMLQFSNILYSYSMNVSKEKISKDVANILNKQFGYKYVLISEIDYENDKINRITYAGLSEIEFNKLKETKVKASDILKLFANEYRYGEVYFIPAEKGDFDEQNYYFQFESNITLNTYTQKKNQWHPNDLLLITIRDKENEIIGYISCDQPKNGLRPTEEDMKILSVLSKIVSIILIHSKQFKYIKKLSETDYLTSLYNSSKLNKDIKFYNISNIPISLAFIDLDDFKKINDTYGHVIGDEKLKEFAFTLKSSVRDIDKVYRYGGDEFVIIFENLNKKQAKKILERIKRKLIETGLSFSVGIEDTYETDISNLIKIADKKAYEAKNSGKNKIIL; this comes from the coding sequence ATGGAAAATTTCTTATTTAACGGAAAGTTTTTCAATAAACAGAATTTCATTTCTTTGTTCTTTTCAATTGTATTAATCTATTTTTTTCCTATTAATTTTTCATTTGAAATAAAAAAATTATTGGCTGTATTGTTGATTACATTTATATCCGATAATATTGATGTAAAATGGAAAAACAATATTAGACTTGTTACAAATATGACAGGATTTTTAGTTGCTTCTCTTTATGGAAGGCAATATATTTTAGTTGCTGCAATAACCACTTTATTCAGGCTTGAAAGACTTGGATTAAATAAAAGAGTTAGTAAATTTCTGGGCTATTTTTTCATGAATTATGGAGGATATGTACTTGCCGATTTAATTACTGACAATATTTATTTAAAACTATTTTTGTTTGTAACCTTTTCAAAGCTAATTAACACATTACATACAGATTTAGATCGTTTTGATTTCAATATGCTGCTTACAGAATATGTATTTTTCTTAACTTTGTTGCCAAGTATGTATTTCTACCTTTTATGCCAGAACCATGTCTTAAAAATTTATTTTATCTTTCAAAATTTGATTTTTATTATTTTATATTATTTTATAATGAAACATCTAACTGAAAGAGAAGAAGAAAAAATCAAAAATGAAAGGCTTAAACGTTTCAATGATATAATGCTTCAATTTTCAAACATTTTATATTCATATTCTATGAATGTTTCAAAAGAAAAGATTTCAAAAGATGTTGCCAACATTTTAAATAAACAGTTTGGATATAAATATGTCTTAATCTCAGAAATAGACTATGAAAACGATAAGATTAATAGAATTACATATGCTGGATTATCAGAAATTGAATTCAATAAATTAAAGGAAACAAAAGTTAAGGCTTCAGATATTTTAAAACTTTTTGCTAATGAATATAGATATGGAGAAGTATATTTTATCCCTGCAGAAAAAGGGGATTTTGACGAACAGAATTATTATTTTCAGTTTGAATCAAATATAACTTTAAATACATATACACAAAAGAAAAACCAATGGCATCCAAATGATTTATTGCTTATAACAATAAGAGATAAAGAAAATGAAATCATTGGATATATCTCATGCGACCAGCCTAAAAATGGTTTAAGACCTACTGAAGAAGATATGAAAATACTATCTGTTCTTTCAAAAATAGTTTCTATAATATTGATACACAGTAAACAATTTAAATATATTAAAAAATTAAGTGAAACAGATTACCTGACATCTTTATATAATTCTTCAAAGTTAAATAAAGATATTAAATTCTATAATATTTCTAATATTCCTATTTCTCTGGCTTTTATTGACCTTGATGATTTTAAGAAAATAAATGATACATACGGCCATGTAATTGGAGATGAAAAATTAAAAGAGTTTGCATTTACCTTAAAAAGCTCCGTTAGAGATATTGACAAAGTTTATAGATATGGTGGAGATGAATTTGTAATAATTTTTGAAAATTTAAATAAAAAACAGGCTAAAAAGATTCTGGAAAGAATAAAAAGAAAATTAATTGAAACTGGTTTAAGTTTCAGCGTTGGTATTGAAGATACATATGAAACTGATATCTCAAATTTAATAAAAATAGCAGACAAAAAAGCTTATGAAGCTAAGAACAGCGGAAAAAATAAAATTATATTATAG
- a CDS encoding DUF1385 domain-containing protein encodes MNEKKMPKYVGGQAVIEGVMMKGIHTVVAVKRPDGKVQIKKLNEFSFGFLEKIPFIRGFFVLLKAMIIGMGALTYSANVSDEEEITKKDMIISILLAILFSVGGFGLAPMYLTKLFNINNEFWFSFAEGVIRAIFVILYIWVISLFKDVKRVFEYHGAEHKAVYTYENKEQLIVENAKKYTTLHPRCGTSFLIITVFASIIVFSITGAMGYTTLLEKTITRIVLLPLVAGVAYEFQRFTAKIIDTSLGKILASPGLMLQKITTSEPDEEQLKVALISLEYALKEDFDGEEVVEI; translated from the coding sequence ATGAACGAAAAGAAAATGCCTAAATATGTTGGAGGTCAGGCAGTTATTGAAGGCGTAATGATGAAGGGAATACATACTGTAGTTGCTGTAAAAAGGCCAGATGGAAAGGTTCAGATAAAAAAATTAAATGAATTTTCTTTCGGTTTTCTTGAAAAGATACCCTTTATACGGGGTTTTTTTGTATTATTAAAAGCGATGATAATAGGAATGGGAGCTTTAACTTATTCGGCTAATGTATCAGATGAAGAGGAAATAACAAAAAAAGATATGATTATATCAATATTATTAGCTATACTTTTTTCTGTTGGGGGATTTGGATTGGCACCGATGTATTTGACAAAATTATTCAATATAAACAATGAATTCTGGTTTTCATTTGCTGAAGGTGTAATAAGGGCAATATTTGTTATACTTTATATATGGGTAATTTCATTATTTAAGGATGTTAAAAGAGTTTTTGAATATCATGGTGCAGAACATAAAGCAGTTTATACTTACGAAAACAAAGAACAATTAATTGTTGAGAACGCAAAAAAATATACAACATTACATCCCAGATGTGGAACGAGTTTTCTTATAATAACTGTTTTTGCCTCGATAATAGTTTTTTCCATTACAGGAGCTATGGGTTATACAACATTGTTAGAAAAAACAATAACAAGAATAGTTTTATTGCCGTTGGTAGCTGGAGTTGCATATGAATTTCAAAGATTTACAGCAAAAATAATAGATACATCTCTTGGTAAGATTTTAGCTTCTCCAGGATTAATGCTTCAAAAAATAACCACATCAGAACCTGATGAAGAACAATTAAAGGTAGCATTAATATCCCTTGAATATGCTTTAAAGGAAGACTTTGATGGAGAAGAAGTTGTTGAAATTTAA
- a CDS encoding stage V sporulation protein S codes for MEVLKVGHNSSPNKVAGAIAGVLSKTDEVEIQAIGAGAVNQAVKAIAIARRFVETRGKKIFVVPGFVEVTVGDEKRTGIKFRVFAEITEEETDEATEE; via the coding sequence ATGGAAGTTTTAAAAGTTGGTCATAATTCATCTCCAAACAAAGTTGCTGGAGCTATCGCAGGAGTTCTCAGCAAAACAGACGAAGTTGAAATTCAGGCTATAGGAGCGGGGGCTGTTAATCAGGCAGTAAAAGCTATTGCTATTGCCAGAAGATTCGTTGAAACAAGAGGAAAAAAGATTTTTGTAGTACCAGGATTTGTTGAAGTTACTGTTGGTGACGAAAAGAGAACAGGTATAAAATTCAGAGTTTTTGCAGAAATAACAGAAGAAGAAACAGACGAAGCTACAGAAGAATAA
- a CDS encoding amidohydrolase family protein encodes MVKVIVNCNIFDYETYRENQYIRFDKEIIETGSMDNFKKKGNEEIIDFKGKLVMPGFVNGHTHIYSTFARGMAVEFNPKSFSDILKQLWWRMDSKIDLETTYYSGLVSGIEFIKNGITGIIDHHASGQAIKGTLNKLKESVTEKIGVRGVFCFETSDRFNIDECIEENTEFLKNNSEKFAGMFGLHASLSLSNETLKKVSENLNGAPIHIHVAESLEDEEDSIKKYGKRVVERLEEFNLLTDNSILSHCVHIDENEADIISNYNVYVALNPTSNMNNAIGMPNYKLLKDKNIKTIIGNDGLGFNITREYLNLYFTQKYRYEDPTFFNFDDLKNNIDNVYNLFGKILNIKVGRIEKGYKADMISFEYAPFTPLNENNIFGHVFFGIWDNLDVVDTIIDGEFLMENRKVNFEVEKIYSEAKDVAENLWNII; translated from the coding sequence ATGGTAAAGGTTATTGTTAATTGTAATATCTTTGATTATGAAACATATAGAGAAAATCAATATATTAGATTTGATAAAGAAATAATTGAAACAGGTTCAATGGATAATTTCAAAAAAAAAGGAAATGAAGAAATTATTGATTTTAAAGGAAAACTCGTTATGCCAGGATTTGTCAACGGACATACACATATTTATTCCACTTTTGCAAGGGGAATGGCTGTTGAATTTAATCCAAAAAGTTTTTCTGATATCTTAAAACAGTTATGGTGGCGAATGGATTCAAAAATTGATCTTGAAACTACATATTATAGTGGTCTTGTGAGCGGTATAGAATTTATAAAAAATGGAATTACAGGAATTATAGACCATCATGCAAGCGGGCAAGCAATAAAAGGAACATTGAACAAATTAAAGGAAAGCGTTACAGAAAAAATTGGTGTAAGAGGTGTTTTTTGTTTTGAAACCAGTGATAGATTTAATATTGACGAATGTATTGAAGAAAATACAGAATTTTTAAAGAATAATTCTGAAAAATTTGCCGGAATGTTTGGTTTACACGCTTCACTCTCTTTATCCAACGAAACATTAAAAAAGGTATCAGAAAATTTAAATGGTGCTCCCATACACATTCATGTAGCTGAAAGTTTAGAGGATGAGGAAGATTCAATAAAAAAATATGGAAAACGTGTTGTTGAAAGATTAGAAGAATTCAATTTGTTAACTGATAATTCCATATTATCCCATTGTGTCCATATTGATGAAAATGAAGCTGATATAATTTCAAATTACAATGTATATGTTGCACTTAATCCTACTTCAAATATGAATAATGCCATAGGAATGCCAAATTATAAATTACTCAAAGATAAAAATATAAAAACAATAATAGGCAATGACGGCTTAGGATTTAATATAACAAGAGAATATTTAAACCTTTATTTCACCCAGAAATATAGATATGAAGATCCAACATTCTTCAATTTTGATGATTTAAAGAATAATATTGATAATGTATATAACCTGTTTGGAAAAATATTGAATATAAAGGTTGGTAGAATAGAAAAAGGATACAAAGCCGATATGATTTCTTTTGAATATGCACCATTTACACCTTTAAATGAAAATAACATTTTTGGGCATGTGTTTTTTGGTATCTGGGATAATCTCGATGTTGTTGATACAATTATTGACGGTGAATTTTTAATGGAAAATAGGAAAGTAAATTTTGAAGTTGAAAAAATTTATAGCGAAGCAAAAGATGTTGCTGAAAATTTATGGAATATCATTTAA
- a CDS encoding alpha/beta hydrolase has protein sequence MKVDFTYEKKDFDYISGYIFKGKHYRCNYIRFKTLYRNPARGTETVELYNFEPKEETLASALILHGLGSANVKYMIWLAKRLASVGINTSILILPGNYTRVDEKSVSGRNYLWPEISVMYRFWEHGVVDTLSTIDFLKQKKLWKKHNILIGYCLGGMIGTIVEALNPQLDKLLLMTTGGYLPEILYNSPATKFVRRMIDKGFKTDFDMHNIEKIYNIYEDQFQIVKNMKLEEILNSKKIHPLFRIDPLSYAHLINPKKVTFIEAIFDKTLSVRSRKILWKEFKKGAKHIHALTGHVIWLPFEFMLANYVIKLMDIEDLKIRARLYGFDEIDEVLDENF, from the coding sequence ATGAAGGTTGATTTTACATATGAAAAGAAAGATTTTGATTATATTTCTGGATATATTTTTAAAGGAAAACATTATAGATGTAATTATATTCGATTTAAAACATTATACAGGAATCCTGCCAGAGGTACTGAAACTGTAGAATTATATAATTTTGAACCCAAAGAAGAAACTCTTGCTTCTGCATTAATTTTACACGGTCTTGGTAGTGCAAATGTAAAGTATATGATATGGCTTGCAAAACGTCTTGCATCTGTTGGAATAAATACCTCTATTTTAATCTTACCCGGTAATTATACCCGTGTTGATGAAAAATCTGTTAGTGGAAGAAATTATCTCTGGCCTGAAATAAGTGTAATGTATAGATTTTGGGAACATGGGGTTGTTGATACATTAAGTACAATTGATTTTTTAAAACAAAAAAAATTGTGGAAAAAACACAATATCCTGATTGGATATTGTTTAGGAGGAATGATAGGAACTATTGTAGAAGCTTTAAACCCACAATTAGATAAATTATTGTTAATGACAACAGGAGGATACTTACCGGAAATTTTATATAATTCTCCTGCAACAAAATTTGTTCGAAGAATGATAGATAAAGGTTTTAAAACAGATTTTGATATGCATAATATAGAAAAGATTTATAACATATACGAGGATCAATTCCAGATAGTAAAAAATATGAAACTTGAAGAAATATTAAATAGCAAAAAAATACATCCATTATTTAGAATAGATCCTCTTTCTTATGCTCATTTAATTAATCCAAAAAAGGTTACTTTTATTGAGGCAATATTTGATAAAACACTTTCTGTAAGAAGCAGAAAGATTTTATGGAAAGAATTTAAGAAAGGCGCAAAACATATTCACGCTCTTACAGGACATGTAATATGGCTACCATTTGAATTTATGTTAGCTAATTATGTTATTAAATTAATGGATATAGAAGATCTAAAGATCAGAGCAAGATTATATGGTTTTGATGAAATAGATGAAGTTTTAGATGAAAATTTTTAG